The following coding sequences lie in one Candoia aspera isolate rCanAsp1 chromosome 11, rCanAsp1.hap2, whole genome shotgun sequence genomic window:
- the ZNF276 gene encoding zinc finger protein 276 isoform X1, which yields MKRDRRGRFLPAALAARVGSEPPAAETTRRDSASRTRRGRAAAAREEKSAPEPKRWASPASEAAAAPAVAGINRGLGTGYCRLCHGKFSSRSLRNAFGKLPVASESSERQRRLDQVFFTDFQRLVGVTVQQDPSLPPFVCKRCHAQFYKCRSILKAFIQKVNVSPAGHPKPRGKNNLVQPPLPTASAGEGEAPCLADLITSSPQCLHQLVMWSHGHAENCPMAPSLQSVLSSEYCGIIRAVWGCEEGHSYIMSTDSDCSTLLVDSALAVQWGLKKGLSQHVTGNGVASDGPGAAIPPWQPQHGTSRAAAGQQPADSGTALPASGTERLVPESQGLPSLQDPLQEDLPQAACPRTGSPGRPSEKLALSTASDERVKDAFSDLSEGESSSDDENDKRAESSDDSFEPYPEKRVSSNRKVESKEANLEEPKVRKKPGPKPGWKKKIKCEREELPNIYKCPYQGCTAVYRGADGMKKHIKEHHEEVRERPCPHPGCNKVFMIDRYLQRHVKLIHTEVRNYICDECGQTFKQRKHLSVHQMRHSGAKPLQCEVCGFQCRQRASLKYHMTKHKAETELEFACDQCGKRFEKAHNLNVHMSMVHPLTQTQEKAKAGEPEPRVLPGAVEGQPIKAELSAQQEPT from the exons ATGAAGCGGGATCGGCGTGGCCGGTTCTTGCCCGCAGCGCTGGCGGCCAGGGTCGGCTCGGAGCCGCCGGCTGCCGAGACCACAAGGCGAGACTCGGCGAGCAGGACGCGCCGGGgacgcgccgccgccgcccgggagGAGAAGAGCGCTCCGGAGCCCAAGCGCTGGGCCTCGCCGGCCTCGGAAGCGGCAGCCGCACCGGCCGTGGCGG GAATTAACCGGGGCCTGGGCACGGGCTACTGCCGGCTTTGCCATGGGAAGTTCTCCTCGCGGAGCCTGCGAAACGCCTTTGGGAAGCTCCCCGTCGCGAGCGAGAGCTCCGAGAGGCAGCGGCGCTTGGACCAGGTCTTCTTCACAGACTTCCAGCGGCTGGTGGGGGTGACCGTCCAGCAGGACCCGTCTCTTCCCCCGTTCGTCTGCAAGAGGTGCCACGCCCAGTTCTACAAGTGCCGCAGCATCCTGAAGGCTTTCATCCAGAAGGTCAACGTCTCGCCCGCGGGACACCCCAAGCCACGAGGAAA GAACAATCTTGTCCAGCCTCCACTGCCCACTGCTTCAGCCGGAGAAGGAGAGGCCCCTTGTCTGG CAGACCTGATCACCTCCAGCCCACAGTGCCTTCACCAGCTGGTCATGTGGAGCCACGGCCACGCGGAGAACTGCCCGATGGCCCCCAGCCTGCAGAGCGTCTTGTCGTCCGAGTACTGTGGGATCATCCGAGCTGTGTGGGGCTGCGAAGAGGGCCACAGTTACATCATGAGCACCGACTCGGACTGCAGCACCTTGCTGGTAGACAGCGCCTTGGCTGTCCAGTGGGGACTGAAGAAGGGCCTCTCTCAGCACGTGACAGGCAACGGGGTGGCCTCTGATGGCCCCGGGGCTGCCATCCCGCCATGGCAGCCCCAGCATGGCACTTCTAGAGCAGCAGCTGGCCAGCAGCCTGCAGACAGCGGGACTGCTTTGCCAGCATCCGGCACAGAACGCCTTGTCCCGGAGAGCCAAGGTTTGCCTTCCCTGCAAGACCCTTTGCAGGAGGACCTGCCCCAAGCAGCCTGTCCCCGGACTGGTAGCCCAG GACGGCCGAGTGAGAAGCTGGCACTCTCCACTGCATCAGATGAGCGGGTAAAAGACGCGTTCAGTGACCTTTCTGAGGG AGAGTCTTCGAGCGATGATGAAAATGACAAGAGAGCAGAGTCTTCAGATGATTCTTTCGAGCCTTATCCAGAAAAGAG GGTGTCCAGCAACAGAAAAGTGGAAAGCAAAGAAGCCAACTTGGAAGAACCAAAAGTAAGGAAGAAGCCAGGACCCAAACCGGGCTGGAAGAAGAAGATCAAGTGTGAAAG GGAGGAGCTGCCAAACATTTACAAGTGTCCTTATCAGGGCTGCACAGCTGTTTACAGAGGGGCGGATGGCATGAAG AAGCACATCAAGGAACATCACGAAGAGGTCCGGGAAAGGCCCTGTCCCCACCCAGGGTGCAACAAAGTCTTCATGATTGACCGCTACCTTCAGCGCCACGTGAAGCTCATTCATACTG AGGTACGGAACTACATCTGTGATGAATGCGGCCAGACGTTCAAGCAGCGCAAACATCTGTCCGTCCACCAGATGCGCCACTCGGGAGCAAAGCCACTTCA GTGTGAAGTCTGTGGCTTCCAGTGCAGACAGCGAGCGTCCCTCAAATACCACATGACCAAACACAAAGCAGAGACCGAGCTGGAGTTCGCTTGCGACCAGTGCGGGAAGCGCTTCGAGAAGGCCCACAACCTGAACGTCCACATGTCCATGGTGCACCCCCTGACCCAGACACAGGAGAAGGCCAAGGCGGGGGAGCCCGAGCCCAGGGTGCTGCCAGGTGCCGTGGAAGGCCAGCCCATAAAAGCGGAACTGAGCGCGCAGCAGGAGCCCACCTGA
- the ZNF276 gene encoding zinc finger protein 276 isoform X2, which translates to MKRDRRGRFLPAALAARVGSEPPAAETTRRDSASRTRRGRAAAAREEKSAPEPKRWASPASEAAAAPAVAGINRGLGTGYCRLCHGKFSSRSLRNAFGKLPVASESSERQRRLDQVFFTDFQRLVGVTVQQDPSLPPFVCKRCHAQFYKCRSILKAFIQKVNVSPAGHPKPRGKNNLVQPPLPTASAGEGEAPCLDLITSSPQCLHQLVMWSHGHAENCPMAPSLQSVLSSEYCGIIRAVWGCEEGHSYIMSTDSDCSTLLVDSALAVQWGLKKGLSQHVTGNGVASDGPGAAIPPWQPQHGTSRAAAGQQPADSGTALPASGTERLVPESQGLPSLQDPLQEDLPQAACPRTGSPGRPSEKLALSTASDERVKDAFSDLSEGESSSDDENDKRAESSDDSFEPYPEKRVSSNRKVESKEANLEEPKVRKKPGPKPGWKKKIKCEREELPNIYKCPYQGCTAVYRGADGMKKHIKEHHEEVRERPCPHPGCNKVFMIDRYLQRHVKLIHTEVRNYICDECGQTFKQRKHLSVHQMRHSGAKPLQCEVCGFQCRQRASLKYHMTKHKAETELEFACDQCGKRFEKAHNLNVHMSMVHPLTQTQEKAKAGEPEPRVLPGAVEGQPIKAELSAQQEPT; encoded by the exons ATGAAGCGGGATCGGCGTGGCCGGTTCTTGCCCGCAGCGCTGGCGGCCAGGGTCGGCTCGGAGCCGCCGGCTGCCGAGACCACAAGGCGAGACTCGGCGAGCAGGACGCGCCGGGgacgcgccgccgccgcccgggagGAGAAGAGCGCTCCGGAGCCCAAGCGCTGGGCCTCGCCGGCCTCGGAAGCGGCAGCCGCACCGGCCGTGGCGG GAATTAACCGGGGCCTGGGCACGGGCTACTGCCGGCTTTGCCATGGGAAGTTCTCCTCGCGGAGCCTGCGAAACGCCTTTGGGAAGCTCCCCGTCGCGAGCGAGAGCTCCGAGAGGCAGCGGCGCTTGGACCAGGTCTTCTTCACAGACTTCCAGCGGCTGGTGGGGGTGACCGTCCAGCAGGACCCGTCTCTTCCCCCGTTCGTCTGCAAGAGGTGCCACGCCCAGTTCTACAAGTGCCGCAGCATCCTGAAGGCTTTCATCCAGAAGGTCAACGTCTCGCCCGCGGGACACCCCAAGCCACGAGGAAA GAACAATCTTGTCCAGCCTCCACTGCCCACTGCTTCAGCCGGAGAAGGAGAGGCCCCTTGTCTGG ACCTGATCACCTCCAGCCCACAGTGCCTTCACCAGCTGGTCATGTGGAGCCACGGCCACGCGGAGAACTGCCCGATGGCCCCCAGCCTGCAGAGCGTCTTGTCGTCCGAGTACTGTGGGATCATCCGAGCTGTGTGGGGCTGCGAAGAGGGCCACAGTTACATCATGAGCACCGACTCGGACTGCAGCACCTTGCTGGTAGACAGCGCCTTGGCTGTCCAGTGGGGACTGAAGAAGGGCCTCTCTCAGCACGTGACAGGCAACGGGGTGGCCTCTGATGGCCCCGGGGCTGCCATCCCGCCATGGCAGCCCCAGCATGGCACTTCTAGAGCAGCAGCTGGCCAGCAGCCTGCAGACAGCGGGACTGCTTTGCCAGCATCCGGCACAGAACGCCTTGTCCCGGAGAGCCAAGGTTTGCCTTCCCTGCAAGACCCTTTGCAGGAGGACCTGCCCCAAGCAGCCTGTCCCCGGACTGGTAGCCCAG GACGGCCGAGTGAGAAGCTGGCACTCTCCACTGCATCAGATGAGCGGGTAAAAGACGCGTTCAGTGACCTTTCTGAGGG AGAGTCTTCGAGCGATGATGAAAATGACAAGAGAGCAGAGTCTTCAGATGATTCTTTCGAGCCTTATCCAGAAAAGAG GGTGTCCAGCAACAGAAAAGTGGAAAGCAAAGAAGCCAACTTGGAAGAACCAAAAGTAAGGAAGAAGCCAGGACCCAAACCGGGCTGGAAGAAGAAGATCAAGTGTGAAAG GGAGGAGCTGCCAAACATTTACAAGTGTCCTTATCAGGGCTGCACAGCTGTTTACAGAGGGGCGGATGGCATGAAG AAGCACATCAAGGAACATCACGAAGAGGTCCGGGAAAGGCCCTGTCCCCACCCAGGGTGCAACAAAGTCTTCATGATTGACCGCTACCTTCAGCGCCACGTGAAGCTCATTCATACTG AGGTACGGAACTACATCTGTGATGAATGCGGCCAGACGTTCAAGCAGCGCAAACATCTGTCCGTCCACCAGATGCGCCACTCGGGAGCAAAGCCACTTCA GTGTGAAGTCTGTGGCTTCCAGTGCAGACAGCGAGCGTCCCTCAAATACCACATGACCAAACACAAAGCAGAGACCGAGCTGGAGTTCGCTTGCGACCAGTGCGGGAAGCGCTTCGAGAAGGCCCACAACCTGAACGTCCACATGTCCATGGTGCACCCCCTGACCCAGACACAGGAGAAGGCCAAGGCGGGGGAGCCCGAGCCCAGGGTGCTGCCAGGTGCCGTGGAAGGCCAGCCCATAAAAGCGGAACTGAGCGCGCAGCAGGAGCCCACCTGA